The proteins below come from a single Comamonas antarctica genomic window:
- a CDS encoding glycoside hydrolase family 108 protein, whose translation MTAETIRYINDLIEREGGYVHDPQDSGGETNYGITVATARAYGYKGDMRDLPRETAQSIYIKRYWVEPGFHRVAQLYPGLADCMMDFGVLAGQSTAVRHLQRVLNVLNRNQADYADITADGRIGTLTLGALQAFLGKRGREGANVLFGMVASQQSNYLLELAERRPKDERFQYGWQLNRALGELLSDKQFLPA comes from the coding sequence ATGACTGCCGAAACCATCCGCTACATCAATGACCTCATCGAGCGTGAAGGCGGCTACGTCCATGATCCGCAGGACTCCGGCGGCGAGACCAATTACGGCATCACGGTGGCAACTGCGCGCGCCTATGGCTACAAGGGCGACATGCGCGACCTGCCGCGCGAAACCGCACAGAGCATCTACATCAAGCGCTATTGGGTCGAACCCGGCTTCCACCGCGTGGCGCAGCTGTACCCTGGCCTGGCCGACTGCATGATGGATTTCGGCGTGCTCGCAGGGCAAAGCACCGCCGTGCGCCACCTGCAGCGTGTCCTCAACGTGCTCAATCGCAACCAGGCCGACTACGCCGATATCACGGCTGATGGCCGCATCGGCACCCTGACCCTGGGCGCCCTGCAGGCCTTTCTGGGCAAGCGCGGCCGCGAAGGCGCGAACGTGCTTTTCGGCATGGTGGCCTCGCAGCAGTCGAACTACCTGCTCGAACTGGCGGAACGCCGCCCCAAGGACGAACGCTTCCAGTACGGCTGGCAGCTCAATCGCGCGCTGGGCGAACTGCTCAGCGACAAGCAGTTCCTGCCGGCATGA
- a CDS encoding tail protein X, whose translation MPTTVRTQQGDTVDLLCWRHLRATAEVTEATLALNPGLAAHGTNLPMGLLVTLPDLPAAPTATQTVKLWD comes from the coding sequence ATGCCCACGACCGTGCGCACCCAGCAAGGCGACACCGTGGACCTGCTGTGCTGGCGGCACCTTCGCGCCACGGCCGAAGTTACCGAAGCCACGCTCGCGCTGAATCCTGGCCTGGCTGCCCACGGCACCAACCTGCCCATGGGTCTGCTGGTCACCCTGCCAGACCTGCCCGCCGCCCCCACCGCAACCCAAACCGTAAAGCTATGGGATTGA